One Deinococcus grandis DNA window includes the following coding sequences:
- the rsmI gene encoding 16S rRNA (cytidine(1402)-2'-O)-methyltransferase: MADLPDVTPVSIPDGARVWLVPTPVGNLGDITLRALEVLRAADAVACEDTRRTGALLTHLGIRKPLVRLDAHTMGRAPQVLERYARLAYVSDAGTPGISDPGAELVAAALAADVPVEALPGATAFVPALVLSALPTGRFTFEGFLPRSGRDRKERLSAVAARAETSVLYESPHRLHATLTDLGGACGPERAASVTRELTKRFEETVRGTLAELAAHFESGVRGEIVVVVAGRPEGESVGAEVDHAARARELAGQGLSTRDIRDLLIREGLRKNDAYALALQATSDA, encoded by the coding sequence ATGGCGGACCTGCCGGACGTGACGCCTGTGAGCATCCCGGACGGCGCGCGGGTGTGGCTGGTGCCCACCCCGGTCGGGAACCTGGGGGACATCACGCTGCGGGCGCTGGAGGTCCTGCGGGCTGCCGACGCGGTCGCCTGCGAGGACACCCGCCGGACCGGGGCGCTCCTGACGCACCTGGGCATCAGGAAGCCGCTCGTGCGGCTGGACGCGCACACGATGGGCCGCGCGCCGCAGGTGCTCGAACGGTACGCGCGGCTGGCGTACGTGAGCGACGCGGGCACGCCCGGCATCAGCGACCCGGGTGCGGAACTGGTCGCGGCGGCGCTGGCGGCCGACGTGCCGGTCGAGGCGCTGCCGGGCGCGACGGCGTTCGTGCCGGCGCTGGTGCTGTCGGCCCTGCCGACCGGGCGTTTCACCTTCGAGGGCTTCCTGCCCCGCTCGGGCCGCGACCGCAAAGAGAGGCTCTCGGCGGTGGCAGCCCGTGCCGAGACGAGCGTGCTGTACGAGAGTCCGCACCGCCTGCACGCGACCCTGACCGACCTGGGTGGCGCCTGCGGGCCGGAGCGGGCCGCGAGCGTGACCCGCGAGCTGACCAAGCGCTTCGAGGAGACGGTGCGCGGCACGCTGGCCGAACTGGCCGCGCACTTCGAGTCGGGCGTGCGCGGGGAGATCGTGGTGGTCGTCGCGGGCCGACCCGAGGGCGAGTCGGTGGGCGCGGAGGTGGATCACGCGGCGCGCGCGCGGGAGCTGGCGGGGCAGGGCCTGAGCACTCGGGATATACGTGACCTTCTCATCCGGGAGGGTTTGCGTAAGAATGACGCTTATGCACTGGCACTCCAGGCGACCTCGGACGCCTGA
- a CDS encoding 3-deoxy-7-phosphoheptulonate synthase — MTHPEPTIHAGRTENLNVSGFTPLITPRALKARHPLTPQAEATVLAGRRAAQDILHGRDDRLLVVVGPCSIHDHEQALDYARRLAGLRERVNDRLEVHMRVYVDKPRTTVGWRGYLLDPDMNGTNDINKGLELTRKLMVQVSELGLPVATELLDPFAPQYVFDAVAWACLGARTTESQTHRVMSSAVSAPMGFKNGTGGGIKLAVDAIVAARASHAFFTIDDDGQACIVHTLGNPDGHVILRGGRGGPNYAPQFVKEAAGLMTAAGLTPAVMVDCSHANSGSDHTRQSLVWRDVLHQRAAGQDAVRGLMIESNLRPGKQGIPSDLSTLIPGLSVTDACVGWDETESLLLEAHAALGRERVTG, encoded by the coding sequence ATGACGCACCCCGAACCCACCATCCACGCTGGCCGCACCGAGAACCTGAACGTCAGCGGCTTCACGCCCCTGATCACCCCCCGCGCCCTGAAGGCCCGGCACCCCCTGACCCCACAGGCCGAGGCGACCGTGCTCGCGGGCCGCCGCGCCGCGCAGGACATCCTGCACGGCCGCGACGACCGGCTGCTGGTCGTGGTGGGCCCCTGCTCCATCCACGACCACGAGCAGGCGCTCGACTACGCCCGCCGCCTCGCGGGGCTGCGCGAACGCGTGAACGACCGCCTGGAAGTGCACATGCGGGTGTACGTGGACAAGCCCCGCACCACCGTCGGCTGGCGCGGCTACCTGCTCGACCCGGACATGAACGGCACGAACGACATCAACAAGGGCCTGGAACTGACCCGCAAGCTCATGGTGCAGGTCAGCGAACTGGGCCTGCCGGTCGCCACGGAACTCCTCGACCCGTTCGCGCCGCAGTACGTGTTCGACGCGGTCGCCTGGGCCTGCCTGGGTGCGCGCACCACCGAAAGCCAGACGCACCGCGTCATGAGCAGCGCCGTGTCCGCCCCGATGGGCTTCAAGAACGGCACGGGCGGCGGCATCAAACTCGCCGTGGACGCCATCGTCGCCGCGCGCGCCTCGCACGCGTTCTTCACCATCGACGACGACGGCCAGGCCTGCATCGTGCACACCCTGGGGAACCCCGACGGGCACGTCATCCTGCGCGGCGGCCGCGGCGGTCCCAACTACGCCCCGCAGTTCGTGAAGGAAGCCGCGGGGCTCATGACCGCCGCGGGCCTGACCCCGGCCGTCATGGTGGACTGCTCGCACGCCAACAGCGGCTCGGATCACACCCGCCAGAGCCTCGTGTGGCGCGACGTGCTGCACCAGCGCGCCGCCGGGCAGGACGCCGTGCGCGGCCTGATGATCGAGAGCAACCTCCGCCCCGGCAAGCAGGGCATTCCCAGCGACCTGAGCACCCTGATCCCCGGCCTGAGCGTCACGGACGCCTGCGTCGGCTGGGACGAGACCGAATCGCTGCTGCTCGAGGCGCACGCCGCGCTGGGCCGCGAGCGCGTCACGGGCTGA
- the era gene encoding GTPase Era: MTESSMTSGEQTHSGFVAIVGKPNVGKSTLLNAFLGTKVAPTSPRPQTTRRGVRGIHTSGDRQIVFVDTPGLHKPKDALGKYMNHEVHSALADVDAVVWVVDLRHPPTDEDQLVARQVRELPKPLFLVGNKTDAAKYPDEAMKLYRALLEGRDADLSDTMLSAQNNPNAVATLREQLLEILPESPFFFPVGPASDQSREQWAAEIIREEAMKKLRDELPYAVATRVNRWTEREDGLQRIEGEIVVEKNAHKGMVIGSGGKQLREIGQAARKQLEVFLDRKVYLGLEVIVIPGWREDVEALRELGYE; the protein is encoded by the coding sequence ATGACGGAATCTTCCATGACCTCCGGCGAGCAGACCCACTCCGGCTTCGTGGCCATCGTGGGCAAGCCCAACGTCGGCAAAAGCACCCTCCTGAACGCCTTCCTGGGCACCAAGGTCGCCCCGACCAGCCCCCGGCCGCAGACCACCCGCCGCGGCGTGCGCGGCATCCACACCAGCGGCGACCGCCAGATCGTGTTCGTGGACACCCCGGGCCTGCACAAGCCCAAGGACGCACTGGGCAAGTACATGAACCACGAGGTGCACAGCGCCCTGGCCGACGTGGACGCCGTCGTGTGGGTCGTGGACCTGCGCCACCCGCCCACCGACGAAGACCAGCTGGTCGCGCGGCAGGTGCGCGAGCTGCCCAAGCCGCTGTTCCTGGTGGGCAACAAGACCGACGCCGCCAAGTACCCCGACGAGGCCATGAAGCTGTACCGCGCGCTGCTGGAAGGCCGCGACGCCGACCTGAGCGACACGATGCTCAGCGCGCAGAACAACCCGAATGCCGTGGCGACCCTGCGCGAGCAGCTGCTGGAGATCCTGCCCGAGAGCCCCTTCTTCTTTCCGGTCGGTCCTGCCAGTGACCAGAGCCGCGAGCAGTGGGCCGCCGAGATCATCCGCGAGGAAGCCATGAAGAAGCTGCGCGACGAGCTGCCCTACGCGGTGGCGACGCGCGTGAACCGCTGGACGGAACGCGAGGACGGCCTGCAGCGCATCGAGGGCGAGATCGTCGTAGAGAAGAACGCGCACAAGGGCATGGTGATCGGCTCGGGCGGCAAGCAGCTGCGCGAGATCGGTCAGGCAGCCCGCAAGCAGCTGGAGGTCTTCCTGGACCGCAAGGTGTACCTGGGGCTGGAGGTCATCGTGATTCCCGGCTGGCGCGAGGACGTCGAGGCCCTGCGCGAACTCGGCTACGAGTAA
- a CDS encoding transglutaminase family protein has translation MTEYRYPQPAWDSFNQVRLHPTHEARQSVRSFHLHVVPQAEVTSHKDYFGAIVHHVHVHDQHTQLRIEAQAMVDTHALPDPGPTPVAALRGARGPLTEFLVPCPRVPAGAWPEVFGVTRPDDRDDLGEYLLNLNAFLYSQFTYDTAATTVSTPLAEFAQHGRGVCQDFTHAMLGITRQLGIPSRYVSGYLYSGGEMRGAEATHAWVECFVPDYGWLGLDPTNNCVAREKHIKIGHGREYSDVSPVRGTYYGGGRGSMSVAVYVYGEA, from the coding sequence GTGACCGAGTACCGGTACCCGCAGCCCGCCTGGGATTCGTTCAATCAGGTGCGGCTGCACCCCACGCACGAGGCGCGGCAGTCGGTGCGGTCCTTTCACCTGCACGTGGTGCCCCAGGCGGAGGTGACCTCACACAAGGATTACTTCGGGGCGATCGTGCATCACGTGCACGTGCACGATCAGCACACGCAGCTGCGGATCGAGGCGCAGGCGATGGTGGACACGCACGCGCTGCCCGACCCCGGGCCGACGCCGGTCGCGGCGCTGCGGGGCGCCCGGGGGCCTCTGACGGAGTTCCTGGTGCCGTGCCCGCGCGTCCCGGCCGGGGCGTGGCCGGAGGTGTTCGGCGTGACGCGTCCCGACGACCGCGACGACCTGGGCGAGTACCTGCTGAACCTGAATGCGTTCCTGTACTCGCAGTTCACGTACGACACGGCCGCCACGACGGTCAGCACGCCCCTGGCGGAGTTCGCGCAGCACGGGCGGGGCGTGTGTCAGGACTTCACGCACGCCATGCTGGGCATCACGCGGCAGCTGGGCATCCCGTCACGGTACGTGAGCGGCTACCTGTACAGCGGCGGCGAGATGCGCGGCGCCGAGGCCACGCACGCCTGGGTGGAATGCTTCGTGCCGGACTACGGGTGGCTGGGCCTGGACCCCACGAACAACTGCGTGGCGCGCGAGAAACACATCAAGATCGGGCACGGCCGCGAGTACAGCGACGTCTCCCCGGTGCGGGGCACGTACTACGGGGGCGGCAGGGGCAGCATGTCGGTCGCGGTGTACGTGTACGGCGAGGCCTAG
- a CDS encoding 23S rRNA (pseudouridine(1915)-N(3))-methyltransferase RlmH → MRLHLITVGEPKLAYARAGWDEYEKRLRRYHKVQVTRVSGKTQALESEAVRRAAGRAPLVLLDPRGRQFTSEGLSAYLDAQGVAGVGELAFAIGGPDGHTDELRAGAHLLWGLGQLTLPHDLAMVVLAEALYRASTISAGEPYHRG, encoded by the coding sequence GTGCGACTGCACCTGATCACCGTGGGGGAACCGAAACTGGCGTACGCGCGCGCCGGGTGGGACGAGTACGAGAAAAGACTGCGCCGGTACCACAAGGTGCAGGTGACGCGCGTGAGCGGCAAGACCCAGGCGCTGGAGAGCGAGGCGGTCCGCCGCGCCGCCGGGCGGGCGCCGCTGGTGCTGCTCGATCCGCGTGGGCGGCAGTTCACGTCCGAGGGCCTCAGCGCGTACCTGGACGCGCAGGGCGTGGCGGGTGTGGGCGAACTGGCCTTTGCGATCGGCGGGCCGGACGGGCACACCGACGAGCTGCGGGCCGGGGCGCACCTGCTGTGGGGGCTGGGGCAGCTGACCCTGCCGCACGACCTGGCGATGGTGGTGCTCGCGGAGGCGCTGTACCGGGCGAGCACGATCAGCGCGGGCGAACCGTACCACCGGGGCTGA
- a CDS encoding Fur family transcriptional regulator: protein MTASRSTRQRDVITRVLHDAEGPLGVGDVLERARTDLPALGVATVYRTLKLLTDQGRIHPVTLDGETLYESSGKGHHHHFACTRCQRVFTLHTCPVALPSGTVYPGGFIVEAHEVTLYGQCPQCAQAS, encoded by the coding sequence ATGACCGCCTCCCGCAGCACCCGACAGCGTGACGTGATCACCCGCGTCCTGCACGACGCCGAGGGACCCCTGGGCGTCGGTGACGTGCTCGAACGGGCCCGTACGGACCTGCCGGCGCTGGGCGTCGCCACGGTGTACCGCACCCTGAAGCTCCTGACCGACCAGGGCCGCATCCACCCCGTCACGCTGGATGGCGAGACCCTCTACGAATCCAGCGGTAAGGGCCATCACCACCACTTCGCCTGCACCCGTTGCCAGCGCGTGTTCACGCTGCACACCTGCCCGGTCGCGCTGCCCAGCGGCACCGTCTACCCCGGCGGCTTCATCGTCGAGGCACACGAGGTCACGCTGTACGGGCAGTGCCCGCAGTGCGCGCAGGCCAGCTGA
- a CDS encoding GNAT family N-acetyltransferase, translating into MSETTPAPAEQWFETPRLSGRLVTLEALLTEHGADLSAGATEDTIRFLARGGPAENTPQAWAAYVERLNALPRRVNFAVRSRASGRVVGRISYSEVNVADRWVEVGTMLLPGAQGTGVNADAKVLVMDRAFGVLGANRVHFKVDALNERSLRAMRRLGAAEEGVLRAYQVRPDGSSRDSVMFSVLRREWPRVRAGLLARLPGDSTRSGEARTS; encoded by the coding sequence ATGAGCGAGACGACGCCCGCCCCGGCCGAGCAGTGGTTCGAGACGCCCCGGTTGAGTGGGCGACTGGTGACGCTGGAGGCCCTGCTCACCGAACACGGCGCGGACCTGAGTGCCGGGGCGACGGAAGACACCATCCGGTTCCTGGCGCGCGGTGGCCCCGCCGAGAACACCCCGCAGGCGTGGGCGGCGTACGTGGAGCGCCTGAACGCCCTGCCGCGCCGCGTGAACTTCGCGGTGCGGTCGCGGGCGTCGGGGCGGGTGGTGGGGCGGATCAGTTACAGCGAGGTGAACGTCGCCGACCGCTGGGTGGAGGTCGGGACGATGCTGCTGCCCGGGGCGCAGGGGACCGGTGTGAACGCGGACGCGAAGGTGCTCGTCATGGACCGGGCGTTCGGGGTGCTGGGCGCCAACCGCGTGCATTTCAAGGTGGACGCCCTGAACGAGCGCAGCCTGCGGGCCATGCGCCGCCTGGGCGCTGCCGAGGAGGGCGTGCTGCGGGCGTATCAGGTGCGCCCGGACGGGTCGTCGCGGGACTCGGTGATGTTCAGCGTGCTGCGCCGCGAGTGGCCGCGGGTGCGCGCGGGGCTGCTGGCGCGGCTGCCGGGGGACTCCACCCGTTCGGGGGAGGCACGCACTTCATGA
- a CDS encoding alpha-E domain-containing protein: protein MLLLSRLAENLFWMGRYMERAENTARLLSVNYYATLESAGSAREHWRPLLDLTGGEEALRARYGRVDTRSVGSWLAFDRENPSSIASSLAYARSNARGLRDRIPSEMWEAVNRAYLNLCFETGDVLDRDGLFEFCVAAREASQFFFGIAFATLPRDEGWSFMRAGQMLERADNTLRVLQGRLTPGVLGGALDPAAAMQLEQRWVQVLKGASAYEAYRKRVHAGIDPRLIAGFLLLDEYFPRSVRYSAQNLHDALEQIDRCHPGEHPGVMRLSRWLVARLEFAQVDDILLGGQPGLPDLLVDVNGVGAAITAAYFEQE from the coding sequence ATGCTGCTGCTGTCGCGACTGGCCGAGAACCTGTTCTGGATGGGCCGCTACATGGAACGCGCGGAGAACACCGCGCGGCTCCTGAGCGTGAACTACTACGCCACGCTGGAATCCGCGGGCAGCGCCCGGGAGCACTGGCGGCCCCTGCTGGACCTCACGGGCGGCGAGGAGGCCCTGCGCGCCCGCTACGGGCGGGTGGACACCCGCAGCGTGGGCTCGTGGCTGGCCTTCGACCGGGAGAACCCGTCGAGTATCGCCAGCAGCCTCGCGTACGCCCGGTCGAACGCGCGGGGGCTGCGGGACCGGATTCCCAGCGAGATGTGGGAGGCCGTGAACCGCGCGTACCTGAACCTGTGCTTCGAGACCGGGGATGTCCTCGACCGGGACGGACTGTTCGAGTTCTGCGTGGCGGCGCGCGAGGCGTCGCAGTTCTTCTTCGGGATCGCGTTCGCCACCCTGCCGCGCGACGAGGGCTGGTCGTTCATGCGGGCCGGGCAGATGCTCGAACGGGCCGACAACACCCTGCGGGTCCTGCAGGGGCGCCTCACGCCCGGGGTGCTGGGCGGCGCGCTGGACCCGGCGGCGGCCATGCAGCTCGAGCAGCGCTGGGTGCAGGTCCTCAAGGGAGCCAGCGCCTACGAGGCGTACCGCAAGCGGGTGCACGCCGGGATCGACCCGCGCCTGATCGCGGGCTTCCTGCTGCTCGACGAGTACTTCCCGCGCAGCGTGCGCTACAGCGCGCAGAACCTGCACGACGCGCTGGAGCAGATCGACCGCTGCCACCCGGGCGAGCATCCCGGGGTGATGCGCCTGTCGCGCTGGCTGGTGGCGCGGCTGGAATTCGCGCAGGTGGACGACATCCTGCTGGGTGGGCAGCCGGGCCTGCCGGACCTGCTGGTGGACGTGAACGGCGTGGGCGCGGCGATCACCGCGGCGTACTTCGAGCAGGAATGA
- the pfkA gene encoding 6-phosphofructokinase, translated as MTEPHCDPHPNPTGIKRVAVLTSGGDAPGMNAAIRAVVRTATSQGIEVIGVRRGFSGLHRGDFITLGPRDVANTLQRGGTILLSARSHTWRTPEGRARGARHLRAHDVDALIVIGGDGSFHGAHFLQEEHGIPVIGLPGTIDNDLYGTDHTIGYFTAVETALDAVDKLRDTGASHERIFVIEVMGRHAGHIALDVAVAGGAEEVFIPEDAKEVAGVLDIVRASVKKGKMGSIIIVAEGYPGGATGVAQAIQDGTGMETRVSILGHIQRGGSPVSSDRILASRLGEAAVYALMEGKSDVMVGRQNHETSFTPLADTWEKRKDVSRDLYRCAKTLSI; from the coding sequence ATGACCGAACCCCACTGCGACCCCCACCCCAACCCCACCGGCATCAAACGCGTGGCCGTCCTCACCAGCGGCGGCGACGCCCCCGGCATGAACGCCGCCATCCGCGCCGTCGTGCGCACCGCCACCTCCCAGGGCATCGAGGTCATCGGCGTCCGGCGCGGCTTCTCCGGCCTGCACCGCGGCGACTTCATCACCCTCGGGCCGCGCGACGTCGCCAACACCCTCCAGCGCGGCGGCACCATCCTGCTCTCGGCCCGCAGCCACACCTGGCGCACCCCCGAAGGCCGCGCCCGCGGCGCCCGGCACCTGCGCGCCCACGACGTGGACGCCCTGATCGTCATCGGCGGCGACGGCAGCTTCCACGGCGCGCACTTCCTGCAGGAGGAACACGGCATTCCCGTCATCGGCCTGCCCGGCACCATCGACAACGACCTGTACGGCACCGACCACACCATCGGCTACTTCACGGCCGTGGAGACCGCGCTGGACGCCGTGGACAAACTGCGCGACACCGGCGCGAGCCACGAACGCATCTTCGTGATCGAGGTCATGGGCCGCCACGCCGGGCACATCGCCCTGGACGTCGCGGTCGCCGGCGGCGCCGAGGAGGTCTTCATCCCCGAGGACGCCAAGGAGGTCGCGGGCGTGCTGGACATCGTCAGGGCCTCGGTGAAGAAGGGCAAGATGGGCAGCATCATCATCGTCGCCGAGGGCTACCCCGGCGGCGCCACGGGCGTCGCGCAGGCCATCCAGGACGGCACCGGCATGGAAACCCGCGTGAGCATCCTGGGCCATATCCAGCGCGGCGGCAGCCCGGTGTCCTCGGACCGCATCCTGGCCAGCCGCCTCGGCGAGGCCGCCGTGTACGCCCTGATGGAAGGCAAGAGCGACGTCATGGTGGGCCGCCAGAACCACGAGACCAGCTTCACGCCCCTGGCCGACACCTGGGAGAAACGCAAGGACGTCAGCCGCGACCTGTACCGCTGCGCCAAGACCCTGAGCATCTGA
- a CDS encoding GGDEF domain-containing protein codes for MLRELFFNLCLLISLHYLLRFTFRSWPVPRRGWRHALRLSALAAAGLILMLFPAPIAPGVQVDLRAVPVAFATLQFGPLAGVLVALPIMLYRALLGGVGLYAALPSLLSVIVATALMRRVVPAVGPLFWRHWPGVIVMFAFNGVPLLFLPDGPQLFTQVYPLLLVMNVLGALAAWGVLSERFHVLRLTRQWQSAALTDALTGLGNRRQFDLDLEAMGPGDALLLLDVDHFKRVNDTHGHHAGDEVLQEIARLLEREARGRDRAYRYGGEEFAVILRDVKGDGLNRVAERLRAAVERHPMRATGGTVTVSVGGASWASVPLRQLVQRADEALYAAKHGGRNQARVWGIWSPAQGSDPAPRTVLRRPQP; via the coding sequence ATGTTGCGTGAACTGTTCTTCAACCTCTGCCTGCTGATCAGCCTGCACTACCTGCTGCGCTTCACGTTCCGGTCGTGGCCGGTCCCGCGCCGGGGCTGGCGGCACGCGCTGCGCCTGTCGGCCCTGGCCGCCGCCGGGCTGATCCTGATGCTGTTTCCCGCGCCCATCGCGCCGGGCGTGCAGGTGGACCTGCGGGCGGTACCCGTGGCGTTCGCGACCCTCCAGTTCGGACCGCTGGCGGGCGTGCTGGTCGCTCTGCCCATCATGCTCTACCGGGCGCTGCTGGGCGGCGTGGGGCTGTACGCGGCGCTGCCCAGCCTGCTGAGCGTGATCGTGGCGACGGCCCTGATGCGGCGCGTCGTGCCGGCGGTCGGGCCGCTGTTCTGGCGGCACTGGCCCGGCGTGATCGTCATGTTCGCGTTCAACGGCGTGCCGCTGCTGTTCCTGCCGGACGGCCCGCAGCTGTTCACGCAGGTGTACCCGCTGCTGCTGGTCATGAACGTCCTGGGCGCCCTGGCCGCGTGGGGCGTCCTCAGCGAACGCTTTCACGTGCTGCGCCTGACCCGCCAGTGGCAGTCGGCGGCCCTGACGGACGCCCTGACCGGCCTGGGCAACCGCCGTCAGTTCGACCTGGACCTGGAGGCGATGGGGCCGGGCGACGCGCTGCTGCTGCTGGACGTCGATCACTTCAAACGCGTGAACGACACGCACGGGCATCACGCGGGAGACGAGGTGCTGCAGGAGATCGCGCGGCTGCTGGAACGCGAGGCGCGCGGCCGGGACCGCGCCTACCGCTACGGCGGGGAGGAATTCGCCGTGATCCTGCGGGACGTCAAGGGCGACGGCCTGAACCGCGTCGCCGAGCGGCTGCGCGCCGCGGTCGAACGGCACCCCATGCGCGCCACCGGCGGCACCGTGACCGTCTCGGTCGGCGGGGCCAGCTGGGCGTCCGTACCGCTGCGGCAGCTCGTGCAGCGCGCCGACGAGGCGCTGTACGCCGCGAAGCACGGTGGCCGCAACCAGGCGCGCGTGTGGGGCATCTGGTCCCCCGCCCAGGGAAGCGACCCGGCGCCCCGGACCGTGCTCCGTCGGCCCCAACCCTGA
- a CDS encoding circularly permuted type 2 ATP-grasp protein — MFTALGAARAHYQGVETYLDALGVDEFRRRHQLLDLAFRNQGITFTVYGDAQGTERTFPFDPVPRIIPASEWSHIESGLTQRVRALNAFLTDIYSGAQILGDGVIPAELVYTSAHFRREVHGVLPPGGIFTHVVGTDLIRNEQGEYLVLEDNLRSPSGVSYLLANRQAMTRVYPGMFEGQGVRPVQHYASALLKLLLASSPRENGTVVVLTPGMYNSAYFEHAYLAQQMGVELVEGRDLFVDGGRVWMRTTGGRRQVDVIYRRIDDDFLDPLAFRRDSALGVAGLVDVYRQGRVAIANAIGTGVADDKAVYAYVPDMIRYYLNETPILNNVPTYLGWNAEQLEFMLANAQDLVFKSVGEAGGYGMLIGPAATRDEIQTYLEKVRRDPRDFIAQPVVGLSRHPTFYPDSGGFEAAHVDLRPYVLFGEDVTIVPGGLTRVALRRGSLVVNSSQGGGSKDTWVLDHDGPAAPLGMTQLLHGDTSPGQAQGQSQSQSQSQSGGGQSQTQSQSQSQSQSQWQGGFGAVPLGGEVSAQSLAQLADHAAMHRAQAADEAQVAAYGESQRAPVPPPPALAPSDSPGLHSFQQQLEKDQLAADGEER; from the coding sequence ATGTTCACGGCACTCGGCGCGGCGCGCGCCCACTACCAGGGGGTCGAGACGTACCTGGACGCGCTGGGCGTGGATGAATTCCGGCGGCGGCATCAGCTGCTGGATCTGGCCTTCCGCAATCAGGGCATCACGTTCACGGTGTACGGGGACGCGCAGGGCACCGAGCGGACGTTCCCGTTCGATCCGGTGCCGCGCATCATCCCGGCGAGCGAGTGGTCGCACATCGAGTCGGGCCTGACGCAGCGGGTGCGGGCGCTGAACGCGTTTCTGACCGACATCTACAGCGGCGCGCAGATCCTGGGGGACGGCGTGATCCCGGCGGAACTGGTGTACACCTCGGCGCACTTCCGGCGCGAGGTGCACGGCGTGCTGCCGCCCGGCGGGATCTTCACGCACGTGGTGGGCACGGACCTGATCCGCAACGAGCAGGGCGAGTACCTCGTGCTGGAGGACAACCTGCGCTCGCCGAGCGGCGTGTCGTACCTGCTGGCCAACCGGCAGGCGATGACCCGCGTGTACCCCGGCATGTTCGAGGGCCAGGGCGTGCGGCCCGTGCAGCACTACGCGTCGGCGCTGCTGAAACTGCTGCTGGCCAGCAGCCCGCGCGAGAACGGCACCGTGGTCGTGCTGACGCCCGGCATGTACAACAGCGCGTACTTCGAGCACGCGTACCTCGCGCAGCAGATGGGCGTGGAACTCGTCGAGGGCCGTGACCTGTTCGTGGACGGCGGGCGGGTGTGGATGCGCACGACCGGTGGGCGGCGGCAGGTGGACGTGATCTACCGCCGCATCGACGACGATTTCCTCGATCCGCTGGCGTTCCGCCGGGACAGCGCGCTGGGCGTGGCGGGACTGGTGGACGTGTACCGGCAGGGGCGCGTGGCGATCGCCAACGCCATCGGGACGGGCGTCGCGGACGACAAGGCGGTGTACGCGTACGTGCCGGACATGATCCGCTACTACCTGAACGAGACGCCGATCCTGAACAACGTGCCCACGTACCTGGGCTGGAACGCCGAGCAGCTGGAGTTCATGCTGGCGAACGCGCAGGATCTGGTGTTCAAGTCGGTGGGCGAGGCCGGTGGGTACGGCATGCTGATCGGTCCGGCCGCCACGCGCGACGAGATCCAGACGTACCTGGAGAAGGTGCGGCGTGATCCGCGCGACTTCATCGCGCAGCCGGTGGTGGGCCTGTCGCGGCACCCGACCTTCTACCCGGACAGCGGCGGCTTCGAGGCGGCGCACGTGGACCTGCGGCCGTACGTGCTGTTCGGTGAGGACGTGACGATCGTGCCGGGCGGCCTCACGCGGGTGGCGCTGCGCCGGGGCAGTCTGGTCGTGAACAGCTCGCAGGGTGGGGGCAGCAAGGACACCTGGGTGCTCGATCATGACGGTCCGGCGGCGCCGCTGGGCATGACGCAGCTGCTGCACGGCGATACGTCGCCCGGGCAGGCGCAGGGTCAGAGCCAGTCGCAGAGCCAGTCCCAGTCGGGGGGCGGTCAGTCCCAGACGCAATCCCAGTCCCAGTCTCAGTCTCAGTCGCAGTGGCAGGGGGGCTTCGGCGCGGTCCCGCTGGGCGGCGAGGTCTCGGCGCAGTCGCTGGCGCAGCTGGCGGACCACGCGGCGATGCACCGCGCGCAGGCGGCGGACGAGGCGCAGGTGGCCGCGTACGGCGAGAGTCAGCGCGCGCCGGTCCCGCCGCCCCCGGCGCTGGCCCCGTCGGACAGTCCGGGCCTGCACTCGTTCCAGCAGCAGCTGGAGAAGGATCAGCTGGCCGCTGACGGGGAGGAGCGCTGA
- a CDS encoding YIP1 family protein: protein MTSGPESSVQDMFAQSVAVLSRPSPATFERFERRGRLTGALIYVMIAAVVSGVIAALFSFLHSDVTFFGQLFGRLITIPLGFLAFTGGVYLIGRTLFRGTGTYPEVAYSFALFYVPLSIVSTLIGIIPILGWLAMFVIGLAMIYFGFLAVQSSMNLRDQTQAVVTLVLAWIAQMVVAGVIGSVIAGIFVAGRAVTGN, encoded by the coding sequence GTGACCAGCGGTCCCGAAAGCAGCGTGCAGGACATGTTCGCCCAGAGCGTCGCCGTCCTGAGCCGCCCCAGCCCCGCCACCTTCGAACGCTTCGAGCGGCGCGGCAGGCTGACCGGCGCCCTGATCTACGTCATGATCGCCGCCGTCGTCTCGGGCGTGATCGCCGCGCTGTTCTCGTTCCTGCACAGCGACGTGACCTTCTTCGGGCAGCTGTTCGGCCGCCTGATCACCATTCCCCTGGGCTTCCTGGCCTTCACCGGCGGCGTGTACCTGATCGGCCGCACCCTCTTCCGGGGCACCGGCACCTACCCGGAGGTCGCGTACTCCTTCGCGCTGTTCTACGTGCCCCTGAGCATCGTCAGCACCCTGATCGGCATCATTCCCATCCTGGGCTGGCTGGCCATGTTCGTAATCGGGCTGGCCATGATCTACTTCGGCTTCCTGGCCGTGCAGAGCAGCATGAACCTGCGCGACCAGACCCAGGCGGTCGTCACGCTGGTCCTCGCCTGGATCGCGCAGATGGTCGTGGCGGGCGTGATCGGCAGCGTAATTGCCGGGATCTTCGTCGCGGGCCGCGCCGTCACCGGGAACTGA